Proteins from one Deinococcus sp. AB2017081 genomic window:
- a CDS encoding 3-keto-disaccharide hydrolase, giving the protein MFTAPRAPAHARDRHHTRPARGVLTMLLGSVLASCAAPATPAPTPAPAAPLQPQTAWAPLFNGRDLGGWMTWLPSTGAGRDPAGIFRVQDGELRVLQVEDTGAERDFGYVATTAPYTDYRLRLQYRWGKTTFAPRKDLPRDAGILYHLTGPDTIWPSSMEFQIMEGNTGDLWAINGTNLSTTVSSGSDGDPRYDPFGEALTTQFPAESYKRVQRATDVPENASGWNDVELIVSGDEAVQVVDGQVTSRVTGIRAPDGSALRSGRIALQAEGAEVTYRNIDLRPLAYLAPPTGATVLLASGADSAAAWQSRSGGAADWPVQGGRMTVRSTAKPGDAASSNDLRSAETFGDMHLHLEFKVPVTRGGLPEQERGNSGVYLQGRYEVQILDSYGQPPTGQDDLGAVYGQHAPAVNAALPSGAWQSYDIEFRAARWEGTQKTADARVTVYLNGEKVQDDVALSGSTLLGEPEAASDGPVVLQDHGSEVQFRNIWVAPLED; this is encoded by the coding sequence ATGTTCACTGCCCCCCGAGCCCCAGCCCATGCCCGAGACCGTCACCACACCCGCCCGGCCCGTGGTGTCCTGACGATGCTGCTGGGCAGTGTCCTGGCCTCCTGCGCCGCACCGGCCACGCCGGCCCCGACCCCAGCGCCCGCCGCGCCCCTGCAGCCCCAGACGGCGTGGGCCCCCCTGTTCAACGGCAGGGATCTGGGCGGATGGATGACGTGGCTGCCTTCGACCGGCGCCGGCCGCGACCCGGCCGGCATCTTCCGGGTTCAGGACGGCGAGCTGCGTGTCCTGCAGGTCGAGGACACCGGGGCGGAGCGGGACTTCGGCTACGTGGCGACCACCGCGCCGTACACCGACTACCGCCTGCGGCTCCAGTACCGCTGGGGCAAGACGACCTTCGCGCCCCGCAAGGATCTGCCGCGCGATGCGGGCATCCTGTACCACCTGACCGGCCCGGACACCATCTGGCCCAGTTCGATGGAGTTCCAGATCATGGAGGGCAACACCGGCGATCTGTGGGCCATCAACGGCACGAACCTGTCCACGACCGTGAGCAGCGGCAGCGACGGCGATCCCAGGTATGACCCGTTCGGGGAAGCGCTGACGACCCAGTTTCCCGCCGAGAGCTACAAGCGCGTGCAGCGGGCCACCGACGTGCCCGAGAATGCCAGCGGCTGGAACGACGTGGAACTGATCGTGTCGGGCGACGAGGCGGTGCAGGTCGTGGACGGTCAGGTGACGAGCCGCGTGACCGGCATCCGTGCCCCGGACGGCTCGGCCCTGCGGTCAGGCCGCATTGCCCTCCAGGCCGAGGGGGCCGAGGTCACCTACCGCAACATCGACCTGCGCCCGCTGGCGTATCTGGCCCCACCCACCGGCGCCACGGTGCTGCTGGCGTCCGGGGCCGACAGCGCCGCCGCGTGGCAGTCGCGCAGCGGCGGCGCGGCCGACTGGCCCGTGCAGGGCGGTCGCATGACGGTGCGCAGCACCGCGAAGCCGGGCGACGCCGCGAGCAGCAACGACCTGCGCAGCGCCGAGACCTTCGGGGACATGCACCTGCACCTGGAATTCAAGGTGCCGGTCACGCGTGGTGGCCTGCCCGAACAGGAGCGTGGCAACAGCGGCGTGTACCTCCAGGGGCGCTACGAGGTGCAGATTCTCGATTCCTATGGGCAGCCGCCGACCGGCCAGGACGACCTGGGCGCGGTGTACGGACAGCACGCCCCGGCCGTGAACGCCGCGCTGCCGTCCGGCGCGTGGCAGAGCTACGACATCGAATTCCGGGCCGCCCGCTGGGAGGGCACCCAGAAGACCGCCGACGCCCGCGTGACCGTGTACCTGAACGGTGAGAAGGTGCAGGACGACGTGGCCCTGAGTGGCAGCACACTGCTGGGCGAGCCGGAGGCCGCCTCGGACGGGCCGGTGGTCTTGCAGGATCACGGCAGCGAGGTGCAGTTCCGCAACATCTGGGTCGCGCCGCTGGAGGACTGA